The Bacillus sp. Marseille-Q1617 genome has a segment encoding these proteins:
- a CDS encoding MFS transporter has translation MKKMIEIFKNPIFLKLFLANLTSHMGSVIGLTAFMFYLLDRFSDQPMYASITEMMYSLPTLVVFFLVGVLADRMDRQKIAYHCDTISAVLTVILLGAVYIGWLPLIFAVLFLRSGVQKFFFPAEQAILQGVLSKDDYSTAAGLNQMVMSLFMLLGNAIAIFVYWNAGIYGALLVDFVTFFVSAVLIKKCVIPEEVRQPNGKHTWKDLNVSSVMKDFKSGLSYILNHKLLLSLISGFVVFGIVNGGFSVIPIFILKYKLAPDSYEEYSIILGIAFGSGVLIGSVVSSMLTQKFKFNQLIVAGLVISGTFIIAASFAPSTWVFMMIVFIAALGLPLVNIAIGGWLPSIIDPKMMGRVQGWINPLMMLSQSITLGIIAATFPAVVSVEMLYWLVGSCLLVVGAFYSVILPKLMKEEEIKPAVVNG, from the coding sequence ATGAAAAAAATGATCGAAATCTTCAAGAATCCAATTTTTTTGAAGTTGTTCCTGGCTAATTTGACGTCTCATATGGGAAGCGTAATCGGCCTTACTGCTTTTATGTTTTACCTTTTGGACCGCTTTTCAGACCAGCCGATGTATGCATCTATTACAGAAATGATGTATTCCCTGCCGACTCTTGTAGTATTTTTCCTGGTGGGGGTGCTTGCAGATAGAATGGACCGGCAGAAAATTGCCTATCACTGTGATACGATTAGTGCGGTATTAACAGTGATCTTATTAGGAGCAGTCTATATCGGCTGGCTTCCTTTAATATTTGCTGTCCTGTTTTTGCGCAGCGGAGTTCAGAAGTTCTTTTTTCCTGCTGAACAAGCCATTCTGCAAGGAGTACTTTCAAAGGATGATTATTCAACTGCAGCAGGGTTGAATCAGATGGTCATGAGCCTGTTCATGCTGCTTGGGAATGCCATTGCGATTTTTGTATATTGGAACGCAGGGATATATGGGGCTCTCCTGGTGGATTTCGTTACGTTTTTCGTAAGTGCCGTTTTGATCAAGAAATGTGTCATCCCAGAAGAAGTGCGTCAGCCGAATGGAAAGCACACTTGGAAAGACTTAAATGTTTCGTCTGTCATGAAGGACTTCAAGTCGGGGCTCTCCTATATTCTTAATCATAAACTGCTTCTTTCTTTAATCAGCGGATTTGTCGTTTTTGGGATTGTAAACGGCGGTTTCTCCGTTATTCCGATATTCATACTGAAATACAAATTAGCTCCAGATTCGTATGAAGAGTATTCGATTATCCTGGGGATTGCTTTCGGTTCGGGAGTCTTGATCGGAAGCGTTGTTTCCTCGATGCTAACCCAGAAATTTAAATTTAATCAATTGATCGTCGCAGGCCTCGTTATTTCAGGAACGTTCATCATTGCCGCTTCATTTGCGCCGTCCACATGGGTCTTCATGATGATTGTGTTCATCGCTGCATTGGGGCTTCCGCTTGTAAACATTGCAATCGGGGGCTGGCTGCCGAGTATCATCGATCCAAAGATGATGGGGAGAGTGCAGGGATGGATCAATCCATTGATGATGCTTTCCCAATCGATCACCCTCGGAATCATCGCTGCCACCTTCCCTGCAGTGGTATCTGTCGAAATGCTTTATTGGCTCGTCGGAAGCTGTTTACTAGTGGTCGGGGCATTTTATTCAGTGATTTTGCCTAAGTTAATGAAAGAAGAGGAAATCAAGCCTGCAGTTGTAAATGGTTAG
- the sigY gene encoding RNA polymerase sigma factor SigY, with translation MEERELIKRAKKGDHEAFAFLFKQHYPFLVKYLIKVTMNKDQAEELAQDTMAKIVEKIHLFNGKSKFSSWLITIATNRYIDIQRKKGKEKNWQKEEANYRSLKWSMESRNEEWNDALAALSTLEDGVRIPIILKHYYGYSYEEISEMIGLPAGTVKSRTHHGILRLRKELKLDEQQTSSK, from the coding sequence ATGGAAGAGAGAGAACTAATCAAACGGGCAAAAAAAGGGGACCACGAAGCCTTTGCTTTCTTGTTTAAGCAACATTATCCTTTTTTAGTGAAATATTTAATAAAAGTGACAATGAATAAAGATCAGGCTGAAGAGCTGGCGCAGGATACGATGGCAAAAATAGTAGAAAAAATCCACCTTTTCAATGGGAAATCCAAGTTTTCTTCCTGGCTGATCACGATCGCAACCAATCGCTATATCGATATCCAAAGGAAAAAGGGAAAAGAGAAGAACTGGCAGAAAGAAGAAGCCAATTACCGCAGCCTTAAATGGAGTATGGAGTCAAGAAATGAAGAGTGGAATGATGCGCTGGCTGCGTTATCGACTTTGGAGGATGGGGTGAGAATACCGATTATCCTTAAGCATTATTACGGTTATTCCTATGAAGAAATATCAGAGATGATTGGACTGCCCGCCGGAACCGTTAAGTCAAGGACTCATCACGGCATTCTTCGGTTAAGAAAGGAGTTGAAACTGGATGAACAGCAAACATCAAGCAAATAA
- a CDS encoding YxlC family protein, whose translation MNSKHQANKEHELEQILKAGMEPLENEVEDAVPSQEWFEQFVLQQQKEMKAELKRDLILFMIIASCLLIIFSISLVKLPALFLILQGVVFIGAAIFSSLTFFKQVKKI comes from the coding sequence ATGAACAGCAAACATCAAGCAAATAAAGAACATGAACTGGAACAGATTCTTAAAGCAGGAATGGAGCCCTTAGAGAATGAAGTTGAGGATGCTGTTCCTAGCCAGGAATGGTTTGAGCAATTCGTTCTTCAGCAGCAAAAAGAGATGAAAGCGGAATTGAAACGTGACCTAATCCTGTTTATGATCATTGCAAGCTGTCTGCTGATTATCTTTTCCATCTCACTTGTGAAATTACCAGCACTGTTCCTAATACTGCAAGGTGTTGTGTTTATTGGGGCAGCCATTTTCAGCAGTCTGACGTTTTTCAAGCAGGTGAAGAAGATATGA
- a CDS encoding sigmaY antisigma factor component, producing the protein MTKEEIYLLLLILPVLVAQSIYLFLDARKNGHHYWFWGLWGLIQTPMPLIFYFIFAKKIWKKFKKRERME; encoded by the coding sequence ATGACGAAGGAAGAAATATATCTCCTATTGCTTATCCTCCCCGTCCTCGTTGCTCAGAGCATCTACTTATTTCTTGATGCCAGGAAGAATGGACATCATTATTGGTTTTGGGGACTATGGGGATTGATCCAAACGCCTATGCCGCTGATTTTTTATTTCATCTTCGCAAAGAAAATCTGGAAGAAGTTCAAGAAAAGGGAGAGAATGGAATGA
- a CDS encoding YbjQ family protein gives MIIVTTDFVPGKEVKELKGFVRGSTVQAKHIGKDIIAGLKTILGGEISEYSELMDEARNQAIERMMEEAAGKGANAVIAVRLETSAVMQNASEIIAYGTAVIVE, from the coding sequence ATGATCATTGTAACGACTGATTTTGTACCAGGGAAGGAAGTCAAGGAATTAAAAGGATTTGTGCGAGGCAGCACGGTCCAAGCCAAGCATATTGGTAAGGATATCATTGCCGGTTTAAAAACGATTCTGGGAGGAGAAATAAGCGAATATAGTGAATTGATGGATGAAGCAAGGAATCAGGCCATTGAAAGAATGATGGAAGAGGCGGCCGGGAAAGGTGCCAACGCAGTGATCGCCGTCCGGCTGGAAACGTCTGCAGTCATGCAGAATGCCTCTGAAATAATTGCCTATGGTACAGCCGTTATAGTGGAATAA
- a CDS encoding ABC transporter ATP-binding protein, which yields MFSIFKKLSWFFKENWKRYTVAIILLTIVGILDVIPPKLVGNAIDDIHLGSISWDVLSKYIWLLAGITLISYAMTYVWMYQLFGGAFLVERKLRSNFMGHLLKMTPTFFEKNRTGDLMARATNDLKAISVTAGFGVLTLIDSSVFMLTILFTMGFLISWKLTIAAILPLPIMALLMKVYGARIHKRFTEAQDSFGDLNDKVLESIAGVRVIRAYVQERADEGRFSDMTEDVYKKNIEVAKIDSLFDPTIKVLVGLSYLIGLGYGAYLVFHQSITLGQLVSFNVYLGMLIWPMFAIGELINIMQRGNASLDRVQETLDYVQDVKDPDRPQSVGTPENVAFDDVHFQYPSSQVKNLTNLKVKIGQGDTLGVVGKTGSGKTTFVKQLLREYPAGSGSLTIAGVPIKNLTLDQVRSWIGYVPQDHVLFSRTVKENILFGRHDADEVALEKAIELADFKKDLEMLPNGLSTLVGEKGVALSGGQKQRISIARALIKNPEILILDDSLSAVDAKTEAKIIENIRNEREGKTTIITTHRLSAVQHADWIIVLEDGKVVEEGVHETLLDNDGWYKEQFDRQQVEDSSHEEVGV from the coding sequence ATGTTTAGTATTTTCAAGAAATTATCATGGTTTTTCAAAGAAAATTGGAAGAGATATACGGTTGCGATCATCCTCTTGACGATTGTGGGGATTCTTGATGTGATCCCGCCTAAGCTCGTCGGGAATGCAATCGATGACATTCATCTCGGATCGATATCCTGGGATGTATTAAGTAAGTATATTTGGTTATTAGCAGGCATCACGCTCATTTCATACGCGATGACCTACGTATGGATGTATCAATTATTCGGAGGTGCGTTCCTGGTTGAACGAAAGCTCCGGTCTAACTTCATGGGTCATTTATTAAAAATGACACCGACGTTCTTTGAAAAAAATCGTACGGGAGACTTGATGGCAAGGGCAACGAATGATTTGAAGGCGATTTCTGTCACTGCCGGATTCGGTGTGCTGACGCTGATCGATTCAAGTGTCTTCATGCTCACGATCTTGTTTACGATGGGATTTTTGATCAGCTGGAAATTAACGATAGCTGCCATCCTGCCTCTGCCGATCATGGCGTTATTGATGAAGGTGTATGGGGCAAGAATCCATAAACGCTTCACAGAAGCACAGGATTCATTTGGTGATCTTAACGACAAAGTGCTTGAATCCATTGCAGGGGTCCGGGTAATCAGAGCGTATGTCCAGGAAAGAGCGGATGAGGGCCGGTTTTCTGACATGACGGAAGATGTATACAAAAAGAATATAGAAGTAGCAAAAATTGACTCACTGTTTGATCCAACCATAAAAGTACTCGTCGGTCTCAGCTATTTGATCGGACTTGGTTATGGTGCGTATCTCGTGTTCCATCAGTCCATCACCCTGGGGCAGCTCGTATCGTTCAATGTCTATCTAGGGATGTTGATCTGGCCGATGTTTGCGATTGGCGAACTGATCAACATCATGCAGCGGGGGAATGCTTCGCTTGATCGTGTACAGGAAACCCTGGATTATGTTCAGGATGTAAAAGATCCGGATCGTCCTCAATCTGTCGGTACGCCGGAGAATGTAGCATTCGATGATGTTCATTTCCAATACCCATCCTCCCAGGTGAAGAATCTGACCAACCTCAAAGTGAAAATTGGCCAGGGGGATACACTTGGAGTGGTCGGGAAGACAGGAAGCGGAAAGACGACATTCGTTAAACAGCTTCTCCGTGAATATCCTGCTGGCTCTGGTTCCCTGACGATTGCAGGAGTTCCGATAAAGAATCTCACTCTTGATCAGGTCAGAAGCTGGATCGGCTACGTTCCCCAGGATCATGTATTGTTCTCGAGGACTGTGAAAGAAAATATTTTGTTCGGGCGGCATGATGCAGATGAAGTGGCCCTGGAAAAGGCGATTGAGCTTGCTGATTTCAAGAAAGACTTAGAAATGCTGCCGAACGGTTTATCTACGCTGGTGGGAGAAAAAGGAGTTGCACTCTCAGGTGGCCAAAAACAGCGTATCTCCATTGCGCGGGCACTTATCAAAAATCCTGAAATTCTTATTCTGGATGACTCCCTTTCAGCTGTCGATGCTAAAACAGAAGCAAAAATCATTGAAAATATTCGAAATGAACGTGAAGGAAAAACAACGATCATCACGACTCATCGTCTATCGGCTGTACAGCACGCTGATTGGATTATCGTTCTGGAGGATGGGAAAGTGGTGGAAGAAGGGGTCCACGAGACACTTCTTGACAATGACGGCTGGTATAAAGAACAATTCGACCGTCAGCAAGTTGAAGATTCCTCACATGAGGAGGTGGGCGTATGA
- a CDS encoding ABC transporter ATP-binding protein yields the protein MKVGRRLVDYALLYKKIIIAALLMLTVSVAAELAGPFIAKKMIDDHILGIEAAWYETEKGKDAVSYKGEWYKREQYFNGNEQKGDEVRILQVGREFYFIPAAVSFDGERKVQDGTMIITKGKDSEGYPAQKLSGDELLDFYSPEIPKIIKLIAFYFGLLVVASFFQYGQRFYLQKAANRVIQKMRNDIFQHIQKLPIRYFDNLPAGKVVARITNDTEAIRDLYVTVLSTFFTSTIYILGIYIALFILDVKLAAICLILIPILVIWTYLYRIYASKYNHIIRSKVSDINAMINESIQGMNIIQAFSREKQTSSEFEELNGTHYKYQNKLLSLNSMTSHNLVGVLRNITFVAFIWYFGGGAIGVGSVVTLGVLYAFVDYINRLFQPVTGIVNQLANLEQALVAGERVFKLLDEDGTKVADDKMARYKGNVSFEHVFFGYKENEYVLKDITFEANQGETVALVGHTGSGKSSIMNLLFRFYDTNEGKIKIDGQDIKDIPYQTIREHMGIVLQDPYLFTGTIASNVSLDDPRISRQTVEDALKAVGAEKVFKNLEKGYDEPVIEKGSTLSSGQRQLISFARALAFNPAILILDEATSSIDTETEAVIQEAMEVLKKGRTTFIIAHRLSTIKNADQILVLDRGEIVEKGNHDELMRAGGRYYQMYQLQQGSSSDLAG from the coding sequence ATGAAAGTCGGAAGAAGACTAGTAGATTATGCACTTTTATATAAAAAAATCATTATAGCTGCACTGTTGATGCTGACTGTTTCAGTGGCGGCAGAGCTTGCCGGCCCTTTCATCGCCAAAAAAATGATCGATGATCATATTCTGGGGATAGAAGCAGCATGGTATGAAACAGAAAAAGGAAAAGATGCCGTTTCCTATAAAGGAGAATGGTATAAAAGAGAGCAGTATTTTAATGGAAATGAACAAAAAGGGGATGAAGTAAGAATCCTTCAAGTCGGAAGAGAATTTTACTTTATCCCTGCTGCCGTTTCGTTCGATGGTGAACGTAAAGTCCAAGATGGCACCATGATCATTACAAAAGGTAAAGACTCTGAAGGCTACCCGGCACAAAAATTAAGCGGGGATGAACTGTTAGATTTTTATAGTCCTGAAATTCCAAAGATTATTAAACTGATTGCCTTTTATTTTGGGCTTCTGGTAGTTGCGTCCTTTTTTCAGTACGGTCAGCGGTTTTATCTCCAGAAAGCTGCCAACAGGGTCATCCAGAAAATGCGTAACGATATTTTTCAGCATATACAGAAGCTTCCGATTCGATATTTTGATAATCTGCCGGCAGGAAAGGTCGTAGCCCGGATTACAAACGACACCGAAGCGATCCGGGATTTATATGTTACCGTTTTGTCTACGTTTTTTACAAGCACGATCTATATTCTTGGAATCTATATCGCGTTGTTCATACTCGATGTAAAGCTTGCGGCAATCTGTTTGATTCTGATTCCAATCCTTGTCATCTGGACGTATTTGTACAGGATCTATGCGTCTAAATACAATCATATCATTCGTTCGAAAGTAAGTGACATCAACGCGATGATCAATGAGTCGATCCAAGGGATGAATATCATCCAGGCCTTCAGCAGGGAAAAACAAACAAGCAGCGAATTCGAAGAACTGAACGGCACCCATTATAAATACCAAAATAAGCTTTTGAGCTTGAACTCCATGACCTCACATAATCTTGTAGGGGTATTGAGGAATATCACGTTTGTGGCATTCATCTGGTATTTCGGTGGAGGTGCGATCGGGGTCGGATCTGTCGTGACTCTGGGTGTTCTCTATGCTTTCGTTGACTATATCAACCGATTATTCCAGCCGGTTACCGGAATCGTCAATCAGCTTGCCAACCTGGAACAGGCACTTGTGGCAGGCGAACGCGTATTCAAACTTCTTGATGAGGACGGAACGAAGGTAGCCGATGATAAAATGGCCCGATACAAAGGGAACGTCAGCTTTGAGCACGTGTTTTTTGGCTACAAAGAAAATGAATATGTGCTGAAGGACATAACGTTTGAAGCGAATCAAGGAGAAACCGTTGCTCTTGTCGGGCACACGGGATCAGGGAAAAGTTCCATCATGAATCTATTATTCCGTTTCTATGATACAAACGAAGGAAAAATCAAGATTGACGGACAGGACATCAAAGATATTCCATATCAAACAATCCGAGAGCATATGGGGATCGTCCTGCAAGATCCGTATTTGTTTACCGGTACGATCGCATCCAATGTCAGCCTTGATGATCCAAGGATATCTAGGCAGACAGTGGAGGATGCCCTGAAGGCTGTCGGGGCAGAAAAAGTATTCAAAAATCTTGAAAAAGGCTATGACGAACCGGTTATTGAAAAGGGCAGCACCCTTTCATCCGGTCAGCGTCAGCTGATTTCCTTTGCCCGGGCGCTTGCCTTTAACCCGGCAATCTTAATTTTGGACGAAGCAACTTCGAGCATCGATACAGAAACTGAAGCCGTGATCCAAGAAGCGATGGAAGTATTGAAGAAGGGCAGAACGACTTTTATCATCGCTCATCGTCTATCAACTATTAAGAATGCAGATCAGATCCTTGTGCTTGATCGGGGAGAAATCGTTGAAAAAGGTAATCATGACGAACTCATGAGAGCAGGAGGGCGTTATTATCAAATGTATCAGCTTCAGCAGGGATCATCATCAGATCTTGCAGGCTGA
- a CDS encoding NAD(P)-dependent oxidoreductase — protein MKIALFGSTGRVGAVVYEKARHHHTIHRLTRKHVEKKSLEEHAVTGDVLNEEDVFNTISGCDAVVSCLNTDKEDVLSRSMPIILKAMRQNGITRIITCGTAGILNSRTKPHLYRFQSNESKRRSSTAAEDHLRAFMMLQASGLQWTVVCPTYLPDGERIGEYRIEGDTLPEDGKSISIYDTGDFIYQELVNPQFIRKRVGISY, from the coding sequence ATGAAAATTGCTCTCTTCGGCAGTACAGGCAGGGTCGGGGCTGTTGTTTATGAAAAGGCAAGACATCATCATACGATTCACCGTCTCACCAGAAAGCATGTTGAGAAGAAAAGCCTTGAAGAACATGCAGTGACAGGCGATGTGCTCAATGAAGAAGATGTATTCAACACCATTTCAGGCTGCGATGCCGTCGTCAGCTGTCTGAATACAGATAAGGAAGATGTGTTGTCGAGGAGCATGCCCATCATCTTAAAAGCGATGAGGCAAAACGGCATCACCCGCATCATCACATGCGGTACTGCCGGGATATTGAATTCGAGGACGAAACCCCACCTATACCGATTCCAATCCAATGAATCGAAGAGGAGGAGCTCGACCGCTGCAGAGGATCATCTCAGGGCCTTCATGATGCTTCAGGCTTCCGGACTCCAATGGACGGTCGTTTGTCCGACGTATCTTCCTGACGGGGAACGAATTGGCGAATACCGTATTGAGGGGGACACCCTCCCTGAAGATGGCAAGAGTATCTCCATTTATGATACTGGTGATTTTATTTATCAAGAATTGGTGAATCCTCAGTTTATCCGAAAGAGGGTCGGGATCAGCTATTAG